A single Streptomyces sannanensis DNA region contains:
- a CDS encoding CAP domain-containing protein translates to MTTSHPRRRARRIAVAVCALTATLTAIAPTASAAPTPPAAPATTTAEAAREYYPNVDWIVCEVNKTRKAKDLPGLLVSDQASNVARSHTQDMSRMGKLTSVGSDGRDLRTRLSDAGIFSNYIAEYMFYGYNHDGYFADMATDPDPHNAFYKDLMSADIAAIGIGYHNRYWDVDLVGPHRRLDTRPAACTGE, encoded by the coding sequence ATGACCACATCTCACCCCCGGCGGCGCGCGCGGCGCATCGCCGTTGCCGTATGCGCCCTGACGGCCACGCTCACGGCCATCGCTCCGACCGCCTCCGCGGCGCCCACTCCGCCCGCCGCGCCAGCCACGACCACTGCGGAAGCCGCACGGGAGTACTACCCCAACGTGGACTGGATCGTGTGCGAAGTGAACAAGACGCGGAAGGCGAAGGACCTGCCCGGGCTACTGGTCTCCGACCAGGCGTCCAACGTGGCGCGCAGCCACACGCAGGACATGTCCCGGATGGGCAAGCTCACCTCTGTCGGGAGCGACGGCCGCGACCTGCGCACCCGGCTCTCGGACGCCGGCATCTTCTCGAACTACATCGCCGAGTACATGTTCTACGGCTACAACCACGACGGATACTTCGCCGACATGGCCACCGACCCAGACCCGCACAACGCCTTCTACAAGGACTTGATGAGCGCCGACATCGCGGCCATCGGCATCGGCTACCACAACCGCTACTGGGACGTGGACCTCGTCGGCCCCCACCGCCGGCTCGACACCCGCCCCGCTGCCTGCACCGGCGAGTAG
- a CDS encoding DUF6262 family protein — MPPETSAAPLVTAARKRHELTRSKAIQALRELDRTGAPVSFEGVARRAGVSRSWLYSQPDIRAEIERLRDAIGRSPSPPIPAAQRSSDASLHARLEAALERNRQLTEDNQRLRRQLAHALGEQRASTTRS; from the coding sequence ATGCCTCCTGAGACCAGCGCTGCACCGCTCGTCACCGCCGCCCGCAAGCGGCACGAACTGACGCGGTCCAAGGCCATCCAGGCACTGCGCGAACTCGACCGCACCGGAGCCCCGGTGTCCTTCGAGGGTGTCGCCCGTCGCGCGGGCGTCTCACGTTCGTGGCTGTACTCCCAGCCCGACATCCGCGCCGAGATCGAACGGCTCCGTGACGCCATCGGACGTTCTCCCTCACCACCGATTCCCGCCGCCCAGCGCTCCTCCGACGCCTCGCTTCACGCTCGCCTGGAGGCCGCCCTGGAACGGAACCGGCAACTCACCGAGGATAACCAGCGCCTGCGTCGGCAACTTGCTCACGCGCTCGGCGAGCAGCGAGCCTCAACTACGCGCTCGTGA
- a CDS encoding site-specific integrase gives MNAVPNPHEDRPPRPAGLLEKLMSAIRPEFRQNDLVFDPRHPVFGGPACAVEGCDRPARSNRMCWGHSVRWTREGRPELETFLVTTPARWVGHRLLDACAVDGCRYGLHSHGMCQRHWRQWKRCGSPPMTAWQTSTAPLPVPSPLPEVCRISYCDLWVRGTSVFCTGHDGRWKALGRPDIEDFTASYEESGPGGSEHIDLRRLPMQLRLEMQYALQCRHDEATKKIRPAWAQRLVNALADAQVRSLLDEPEEFWKTFRGPTGNWATGWGTFLLGARRRIEELVYGRGWEAEYPRPVWRLRNLGIVHSHTSTITFEEITQPWLRDLAKRWARWRLSGGISASTVRAGVRMVARFSAFLPAEVTGLAQVDRALLERYLADLHAAMGGRSTHNAHISNLNTFLRTIRVHRWDEALPGNAAFVPEDYPTPPPLLPRSVAEHVMAQLEDPANLARWQDPARRLITLVLMRCGLRITDAINLPLDPVVHDAEGAPYLRYFNHKMKREALVPIDEELEQQLRDHQRRILEERPEGVSVLFPRADANLRGDRPISTSGYRISLAEWLQRCATRDELGRPAHITPHQFRHTLGTRLINKDVPQEVVRQILDHTSAQMTAHYARLSDNTVRRHWEKARKVNAQGETVALDPAGPLAEAAWAKQRLSRATQALPNGYCGLPMVQSCPHANSCLTCPMFITTAEFLPQHREQRQQTLQIISAAEARGQKRLVEMNRQVADNLEKIITTLEDDGQPGTGEADADAS, from the coding sequence GTGAACGCCGTCCCAAATCCGCACGAGGACCGTCCTCCCCGGCCTGCGGGCCTGCTGGAGAAGCTCATGTCCGCGATTCGCCCTGAGTTCCGGCAAAACGACCTGGTCTTCGACCCCCGCCACCCAGTCTTCGGCGGTCCTGCCTGCGCCGTCGAGGGGTGCGACCGACCGGCCCGCAGCAACCGCATGTGCTGGGGGCACTCGGTGCGCTGGACCCGCGAAGGCAGGCCCGAGCTGGAGACGTTCCTTGTGACCACGCCCGCACGCTGGGTCGGACACCGGCTGCTGGACGCTTGTGCGGTCGACGGCTGCCGCTACGGACTCCACAGCCACGGCATGTGTCAACGCCACTGGCGGCAGTGGAAGCGGTGTGGGAGCCCGCCGATGACGGCATGGCAGACCTCCACGGCTCCGCTGCCCGTTCCGTCACCGCTGCCCGAGGTCTGCCGGATCAGCTACTGCGACCTGTGGGTGAGGGGAACCTCGGTGTTCTGCACGGGACACGACGGCCGCTGGAAGGCGCTCGGACGCCCCGACATCGAGGACTTCACCGCCTCCTACGAGGAGAGCGGACCCGGCGGGTCCGAGCACATCGACCTGCGCAGACTGCCCATGCAGCTACGCCTGGAGATGCAGTACGCGCTGCAGTGCCGCCATGACGAAGCCACCAAGAAGATCAGGCCCGCATGGGCCCAGCGCCTCGTCAACGCCCTCGCCGACGCCCAGGTCCGGTCTCTTCTCGACGAGCCGGAAGAGTTCTGGAAGACCTTCCGCGGTCCGACCGGCAACTGGGCCACGGGCTGGGGCACTTTCCTTCTTGGCGCCCGCCGACGCATCGAGGAACTGGTATACGGTCGCGGCTGGGAGGCGGAATACCCCCGCCCCGTCTGGCGGCTGCGCAATCTCGGCATCGTCCACTCGCACACATCGACGATCACCTTCGAGGAGATCACCCAGCCCTGGCTGCGGGATCTGGCCAAGCGCTGGGCACGCTGGCGGCTGTCCGGCGGCATCAGCGCCAGCACCGTACGCGCGGGAGTGCGCATGGTCGCCCGGTTCTCCGCGTTCCTCCCGGCAGAGGTGACCGGACTCGCCCAAGTCGACCGCGCCCTGCTCGAACGCTACCTGGCAGATCTCCATGCTGCGATGGGCGGCCGCAGCACACACAACGCGCACATCAGCAACCTGAACACCTTCCTGCGCACGATCCGCGTGCACCGCTGGGACGAGGCACTGCCGGGCAATGCGGCCTTCGTCCCCGAGGACTACCCCACGCCGCCGCCCCTGCTGCCCCGATCCGTGGCCGAGCATGTCATGGCCCAGCTGGAAGACCCCGCCAACCTCGCCCGCTGGCAGGACCCCGCACGACGGCTGATCACGCTCGTCCTCATGCGTTGTGGGTTGCGCATCACCGACGCCATCAACCTGCCGCTCGACCCCGTCGTCCATGATGCCGAAGGCGCCCCCTACCTGCGCTACTTCAACCACAAGATGAAGCGCGAGGCACTGGTCCCCATCGACGAAGAACTCGAACAACAGCTCCGTGACCACCAGCGCCGAATCCTGGAAGAGCGGCCCGAGGGGGTGTCGGTCCTCTTCCCCCGCGCCGACGCGAACCTCCGCGGTGACAGACCGATCAGCACCTCCGGCTACCGGATCTCGCTGGCCGAATGGCTCCAACGCTGCGCAACCCGCGACGAGTTGGGTCGACCAGCACACATCACCCCGCATCAGTTCCGGCATACCCTGGGCACCAGGCTGATCAACAAGGACGTACCGCAGGAGGTCGTCCGTCAGATCCTTGATCACACCTCGGCCCAGATGACCGCCCACTACGCGCGGCTGTCGGACAACACCGTCCGTCGGCACTGGGAGAAGGCTCGCAAGGTCAACGCCCAAGGCGAGACCGTTGCCCTGGACCCAGCCGGCCCTCTCGCGGAGGCGGCCTGGGCCAAACAGAGACTCTCCCGGGCTACGCAGGCCCTGCCCAACGGCTACTGCGGACTACCGATGGTGCAGTCCTGCCCGCACGCCAACTCGTGTCTGACCTGCCCGATGTTCATCACGACCGCCGAGTTCCTGCCCCAGCACCGTGAACAGCGCCAGCAGACCCTGCAGATCATCTCCGCTGCCGAAGCCCGTGGGCAGAAGCGGCTCGTGGAGATGAACAGGCAGGTCGCCGACAACCTGGAGAAGATCATCACAACGCTTGAAGACGACGGGCAGCCAGGCACCGGTGAGGCGGACGCTGATGCCTCCTGA
- a CDS encoding cell wall protein — MTYRQNNNNGGLGRRRFLTTAALSGATIVGATALGGIDADAAFASEPSLDPAIPTSSFVEGRITGITGSVLQVGGSYGDHSRVQMTNATSVWKVRPTTAAEIEIGDGLYARGVPMPDGTVAADAVWVNIVNIDTQIRGIAKNRLHLSHGQHEFIGHVLPDTTNASYAGRALTSDLSRLRIGQRAQVLGAWRPSDDSVDIVRVSVGH; from the coding sequence GTGACGTACCGTCAGAACAACAACAACGGCGGGCTGGGCCGCCGACGCTTTCTCACCACGGCCGCCCTCAGCGGCGCAACCATCGTCGGCGCGACCGCCCTCGGCGGTATCGACGCCGACGCGGCCTTCGCCTCCGAGCCGTCGCTCGACCCGGCGATCCCCACATCGTCCTTCGTGGAGGGTCGGATCACCGGCATCACCGGCAGTGTGCTTCAGGTCGGGGGATCCTACGGCGACCACTCCCGGGTCCAGATGACCAACGCCACCAGCGTGTGGAAGGTCCGGCCCACCACCGCCGCCGAGATCGAGATCGGTGACGGGCTCTACGCGCGTGGCGTCCCGATGCCGGACGGTACCGTCGCCGCCGACGCGGTGTGGGTGAACATCGTGAACATCGACACCCAGATCCGCGGCATCGCGAAGAACCGACTGCACCTCTCCCACGGACAGCACGAATTCATCGGCCACGTCCTCCCGGACACGACGAACGCCTCCTACGCGGGCCGCGCGCTCACCTCGGACCTGTCCCGGCTGCGTATCGGACAGAGAGCCCAGGTGCTCGGGGCCTGGCGGCCGTCCGACGACTCCGTGGACATCGTCCGTGTCTCCGTCGGGCACTGA
- a CDS encoding endonuclease/exonuclease/phosphatase family protein, whose translation MLHVDRWWGKNTQGRSPWARGRVLASLAVLVAGLQAFHSAVPNTVGRFGSLLETFLPWLGLPVLLMLGLALLRRSATALVALLLPAAVWANLFGGLLLDEDCGVPDIMAVQHNVSDENTDPVGTARALIRSAPDLIALQELTPSAAPLYETVLASDYPHHAVRGTVGLWSKYPLADVRSLDIKPEGIGDDWSRGLRSSAQTPWGDIAVYVAHLPSVRVRMSGFSSGRRDESAGLLGAAIAAEELDEVILLGDLNSTVDDRGLAPVTSQMNSARRGFAFSWPAAFPLSRIDHVLTRSATVTGIRTLPATGSDHLPIAAGIKLGP comes from the coding sequence CTGCTTCACGTCGACCGGTGGTGGGGCAAGAACACGCAAGGCCGGTCACCCTGGGCGCGTGGCCGTGTTCTCGCGTCGCTCGCGGTTCTGGTCGCCGGGCTGCAGGCATTCCACTCTGCCGTGCCCAACACCGTGGGCCGCTTTGGTAGCCTGCTGGAGACGTTTCTGCCCTGGCTCGGCCTGCCCGTTCTGTTGATGCTCGGCCTGGCGCTGCTTCGCCGCTCGGCCACCGCGCTGGTCGCCCTGTTGTTGCCCGCAGCCGTCTGGGCGAACCTCTTCGGCGGGTTGCTCCTCGACGAGGACTGCGGCGTACCCGACATCATGGCGGTCCAGCACAACGTCAGTGACGAGAACACCGACCCCGTGGGAACAGCGCGCGCCCTGATCAGGTCCGCACCGGATCTCATCGCTCTTCAAGAACTGACACCCTCCGCAGCGCCGCTCTACGAGACAGTGCTGGCATCGGACTACCCTCACCACGCGGTCCGGGGAACTGTCGGACTCTGGTCGAAGTACCCGCTGGCAGACGTCCGGTCGTTGGACATCAAGCCAGAGGGGATCGGGGACGACTGGAGTCGTGGGCTGCGCTCCAGCGCACAGACGCCGTGGGGCGACATCGCGGTGTACGTGGCCCACCTGCCCTCGGTCCGTGTCCGAATGAGCGGTTTCAGCTCCGGCCGGCGGGACGAAAGCGCCGGATTGCTGGGCGCGGCCATCGCCGCCGAGGAGCTGGACGAAGTGATCCTGCTGGGTGACCTCAACAGCACGGTGGACGACCGTGGACTGGCCCCGGTCACCTCGCAGATGAATTCCGCACGGCGAGGCTTCGCCTTCAGCTGGCCTGCAGCCTTCCCCTTGTCCCGGATCGACCACGTCCTGACTCGCTCGGCGACCGTCACGGGCATCCGGACCCTGCCGGCCACCGGCAGCGACCACCTGCCGATCGCCGCCGGCATCAAGCTCGGACCGTGA
- a CDS encoding IS1182 family transposase, with translation MQGEWAGETVGPDAWETCRELIPAGSVFAFLAEHREVLFPGSMFADMYPSTNGRPSMPPQVLAATVVLQSLHGLSDFETVQELRCDLRWKAACGLGLYDTAFDPSLLTYFRRRLQRSGDPNRLFAKVREVVTATGVLKGRQRRALDSTVLDDAVATQDTVTQLIAAIRRVIREVPDAEQVAAAWCTAHDYADPGKPRIAWNDQAAREALVDALVTDALNLLGRLPEQQLGEAAANAVGLLALVAGQDVEPAEESDGRDGRWRITRGTARDRTVSTVDPEARHIHKNRTRHQEGFRAHVAFEPEAGLFTEVALTAGSGADNHEAAIARDLLADEEAPLTVLGDAAYGTGDLREHLQAQGHDPVLKPPPLKPAVPSGFTADEFTVDTEKGEVTCPAGHTAALGRPLANGSRQAQFKKLCADCPLKDRCTRSKTGRVFTVHAKYDLLKAARDQAATDPDWQAEYRRWRPPVERAIAWLVAKGSRRVPYRGVIKNDTWLHHRAAALNLRRLINLGLTRTTGTWTLTTAHA, from the coding sequence GTGCAGGGGGAATGGGCTGGGGAGACGGTCGGGCCGGATGCGTGGGAGACCTGTCGGGAGCTGATCCCGGCCGGGAGTGTGTTCGCGTTCCTGGCCGAGCATCGCGAAGTGCTGTTCCCCGGGTCGATGTTCGCGGACATGTACCCCTCGACGAACGGGCGGCCGTCGATGCCGCCGCAGGTGCTGGCCGCGACGGTGGTGCTGCAGAGCCTGCACGGGCTCTCGGACTTCGAGACGGTGCAGGAACTGCGCTGTGACCTGCGGTGGAAGGCGGCGTGCGGGCTGGGGTTGTATGACACCGCGTTCGACCCGTCGCTGCTGACGTACTTCCGCCGCCGACTGCAGCGCTCGGGTGACCCGAACCGGCTGTTCGCCAAGGTCAGGGAGGTCGTCACGGCCACCGGTGTCCTCAAGGGCCGGCAGCGGCGGGCGCTGGACTCCACCGTGCTGGACGACGCGGTCGCCACCCAGGACACCGTCACCCAGCTCATCGCCGCGATCCGCCGGGTCATCCGCGAGGTCCCCGATGCCGAGCAGGTTGCTGCGGCGTGGTGCACCGCGCACGACTACGCCGACCCGGGCAAGCCCCGCATCGCCTGGAACGACCAGGCCGCCCGTGAGGCACTAGTCGACGCCCTGGTCACCGACGCGCTGAACCTGCTCGGCCGCCTGCCCGAGCAGCAGTTGGGCGAGGCCGCGGCGAACGCCGTCGGGCTGCTGGCCCTGGTCGCGGGCCAGGACGTGGAGCCGGCCGAGGAATCCGACGGCCGCGACGGGCGCTGGCGCATCACCCGCGGGACCGCCCGCGACCGCACGGTCTCCACCGTCGACCCCGAGGCGCGGCACATTCACAAGAACCGCACCCGCCACCAGGAGGGCTTCCGCGCCCACGTGGCCTTCGAACCCGAGGCCGGGCTGTTCACCGAGGTCGCCCTGACCGCCGGCAGCGGGGCCGACAACCACGAGGCCGCCATCGCCCGCGACCTCCTCGCCGACGAGGAAGCACCGCTCACCGTCCTGGGCGATGCCGCCTACGGCACCGGCGACCTGCGCGAACACCTCCAGGCCCAGGGCCACGACCCGGTCCTCAAGCCACCGCCGCTGAAACCGGCCGTCCCCAGCGGCTTCACCGCCGACGAGTTCACCGTCGACACCGAGAAGGGCGAGGTCACCTGCCCCGCCGGACACACCGCCGCGCTCGGCCGACCGCTGGCGAACGGCTCCCGGCAGGCCCAGTTCAAGAAGCTGTGCGCCGACTGCCCGCTCAAGGACCGCTGCACCCGCTCCAAAACCGGCCGGGTCTTCACCGTCCACGCCAAGTACGACCTGCTCAAGGCCGCCCGTGACCAGGCCGCCACCGACCCCGACTGGCAGGCCGAGTACCGCCGCTGGCGACCACCGGTGGAGCGCGCCATCGCCTGGCTCGTCGCCAAGGGCAGCCGCCGCGTCCCCTACCGGGGCGTCATCAAGAACGACACCTGGCTCCACCACCGCGCCGCCGCCCTCAACCTTCGCCGCCTGATTAACCTCGGACTCACCCGCACCACCGGCACCTGGACGCTCACGACAGCGCACGCATAA
- a CDS encoding MauE/DoxX family redox-associated membrane protein, with protein MLSLTTGLVPLVLAGLLGWTGSVKLFNRDTVRQAPKTALARILRSSERAALVLRAVGAVELLVAVGLLALPANPVPGTATAVLGAGFLGYLGYGRALAPESSCGCSANEDTPITWRAFARATVVLAGGATAAANGAWWSTITEQPGGSLVFLAVAVFVLVALSVDLDRWWLLPLRRLRLRVCGHPLFGSEPADRVPVAASVELLERSLAWQTASPVVRSGLLDHWEQGGWRILLYSGVYRTRESAQPVSVVFALDATASRDTPGDPVIRVSFVDADSGEPVAQEMLNAVPPRRALPTVG; from the coding sequence ATGCTCTCACTGACAACGGGCCTGGTACCGCTGGTCCTTGCGGGCCTACTGGGGTGGACCGGCTCGGTCAAGCTCTTCAACCGTGACACCGTGCGCCAGGCACCCAAGACGGCGCTGGCCCGCATACTGCGCAGCAGCGAGCGGGCGGCACTGGTGCTGCGTGCCGTCGGCGCAGTCGAACTCCTGGTCGCCGTAGGGCTGCTGGCCCTACCCGCGAACCCGGTGCCGGGCACGGCCACCGCCGTCCTCGGGGCCGGATTCCTCGGCTATCTCGGTTACGGCCGGGCGCTGGCCCCGGAGTCCTCCTGCGGCTGTTCGGCGAACGAGGACACCCCGATCACTTGGCGCGCGTTCGCGCGCGCCACGGTGGTCCTCGCAGGCGGCGCGACAGCGGCGGCGAACGGCGCCTGGTGGTCCACGATCACCGAACAGCCCGGCGGATCGCTCGTGTTTCTGGCCGTCGCCGTGTTCGTACTGGTGGCGCTCTCGGTCGATCTCGACCGGTGGTGGCTGCTTCCCCTGCGCCGACTGAGGCTACGAGTCTGCGGGCATCCGCTCTTCGGCAGCGAGCCGGCAGACCGCGTGCCCGTCGCCGCCAGCGTGGAACTGCTGGAGCGCTCCCTCGCCTGGCAGACCGCCTCCCCGGTGGTCCGGTCGGGTCTGCTGGACCACTGGGAGCAGGGCGGCTGGCGCATCCTCCTGTACTCGGGTGTGTACCGGACACGGGAGAGCGCACAACCGGTGTCCGTGGTCTTCGCCCTGGACGCCACCGCCAGCCGCGACACCCCCGGTGATCCCGTGATCCGCGTCAGCTTCGTCGACGCGGACAGCGGGGAACCAGTGGCGCAGGAGATGCTGAACGCCGTTCCCCCACGCAGGGCTCTGCCGACGGTCGGCTGA
- a CDS encoding N-acetyltransferase, with amino-acid sequence MSINWITRAETSADIPTIRDISLAAFDTPLEADLVDALRADPSWIEGLSIVATDHDGKLIGHALLTRCHIDDTPALCLGPVAVWPKYQKTGAGSAVIRASLQAAKELGEHFVTVLGHPTYYPRFGFTRASKYGIGLSIDVPDEAMMALTLDADHPLPSGTVHYAAPFGI; translated from the coding sequence GTGAGCATTAACTGGATCACGCGTGCTGAGACCAGCGCGGACATCCCCACCATTCGCGACATCAGCCTTGCCGCGTTTGACACTCCGTTGGAGGCCGACCTCGTCGACGCCCTGCGCGCCGACCCCTCGTGGATCGAAGGACTGTCCATCGTCGCCACCGACCACGACGGCAAGCTCATCGGCCACGCGTTGCTGACCCGCTGCCACATCGACGACACCCCGGCCCTGTGCCTGGGCCCCGTCGCCGTCTGGCCCAAGTACCAGAAGACCGGCGCTGGCTCTGCGGTAATCCGCGCCTCGTTGCAGGCCGCCAAGGAGCTGGGCGAGCACTTCGTCACCGTCCTCGGACACCCGACGTACTACCCGCGGTTCGGCTTCACTCGCGCTTCCAAGTACGGCATCGGACTCAGCATCGACGTCCCGGATGAGGCCATGATGGCCCTCACCCTCGACGCCGACCACCCGCTGCCCAGCGGCACCGTCCACTACGCCGCACCGTTCGGCATCTAG
- a CDS encoding transposase: MLREPPPLSASLEREVPPSVCVINESAGPAREPGLRDPVRLVAEFGVRLSVGRTGQCWDNALAESFFATLKRELLGDRPWPSRATARTAIFEWIESWYNIRRLHSSLGYRSPAEYETVLAA, translated from the coding sequence ATGTTGCGGGAGCCTCCCCCACTCTCGGCTTCGCTCGAGCGGGAGGTGCCCCCATCGGTCTGCGTGATCAACGAATCCGCAGGACCGGCACGCGAACCAGGCCTGCGAGACCCGGTTCGCCTTGTAGCCGAGTTCGGTGTCCGACTTTCGGTCGGCCGCACTGGGCAGTGCTGGGACAACGCCCTCGCTGAGTCCTTCTTCGCCACCCTGAAGCGGGAGTTGCTTGGCGACCGGCCGTGGCCGAGCCGGGCAACGGCCAGGACCGCGATCTTCGAGTGGATCGAGAGCTGGTACAACATACGCAGGCTGCACAGCAGCCTCGGCTACCGCAGTCCCGCCGAGTACGAGACCGTCCTCGCGGCCTGA
- a CDS encoding terpene synthase family protein — MAGFVAPSASAAEVELLACWGAFITLVDDVFDRDLQHASPAEVRAVLQPLVAVVAGAGTGTAPAAAALEDLWQRTAVGTVPDWRRRFAASYASFAEATCEEARWRETGYMPSVQEYVRLRRRTITVAPLLLVAQRCLSAWPDAEGLHDICADVVAWTNDLFDAGSEQAGQVGLVDVLARERGVDRGEAAETARAMIEERLDDFDGLAGQLAAGWCVEGARSRVETVRTFLDGAVAWQYESRRYRATLPSQRVSEGVRADPVETAVVRLERRLALVVAPGGAVPDRCASRVLETALFLALLRTRGTHRDEQRQLASYLERRRGDADLLDALLIDACLRPHTLPADAADAAVDCVAGESVHGVGGRGRLKRSMLHAVLHVLGGLRLNAQDTPDPAPTNALSTFSTIHLLAVRVFYAQVTGYPHTVSTGERFQLADLLDDDQGRLLWEASAATELLGLNALQSYRPGHPVIDRAITGLLHARDSDGGMPFLDSQDVWLSAVGGLAFLGRPALRRYTARMGEFVAAWQAADGGWPFASGVRQTDVDTAARCMEFLQALDADRYRHHLDRGAAYLAVTAGPDGGFPTWLEGDDPDLDMTAGAVIALATRGPSCTRLVTAATRFIVDAQRPDGTWTPSWTLSESSVILRAVDALQAARGTPGIDSVRLTAAITRAAARLTATQQPDGGWGHTPDNASDALSTAQAIPVTARYGPPHVTPAATAYLLSQQDETGRFPAPPDQVGPRPMPFDFPVVADLHTLAALTRVRFVQRQRRAA, encoded by the coding sequence ATGGCGGGGTTTGTCGCCCCTTCGGCCTCGGCGGCGGAGGTGGAACTGCTGGCCTGCTGGGGGGCATTTATCACGCTGGTGGACGACGTCTTCGACCGGGACCTGCAGCACGCTTCACCTGCCGAGGTCCGCGCCGTGCTGCAACCTTTGGTCGCGGTGGTCGCGGGCGCCGGTACGGGGACGGCGCCCGCAGCTGCCGCCCTCGAGGACCTCTGGCAGCGCACGGCCGTCGGGACTGTGCCGGACTGGCGCAGGCGGTTTGCCGCCTCCTACGCGTCGTTCGCCGAAGCGACGTGCGAGGAGGCGCGGTGGCGCGAGACGGGATACATGCCTTCGGTGCAGGAGTACGTCCGGCTGCGCCGCCGCACGATCACGGTGGCACCGCTGCTGTTGGTGGCGCAGCGGTGCCTGAGCGCGTGGCCGGACGCGGAGGGCCTGCACGACATCTGTGCCGATGTCGTCGCCTGGACGAACGACTTGTTCGATGCCGGGTCGGAGCAAGCCGGGCAGGTGGGGCTGGTCGATGTCCTGGCGCGGGAGCGGGGAGTCGACCGCGGTGAGGCAGCGGAGACCGCCCGCGCGATGATCGAGGAGCGGCTCGACGACTTCGACGGGCTCGCCGGGCAGTTGGCGGCTGGATGGTGCGTTGAGGGTGCCCGCTCGCGGGTCGAGACTGTCCGCACGTTCCTGGACGGCGCTGTCGCGTGGCAGTACGAGAGCCGCCGCTACCGCGCCACCCTGCCCTCGCAGCGGGTGTCGGAGGGGGTGCGGGCGGACCCGGTGGAGACGGCTGTCGTCCGGCTGGAGCGCCGGCTGGCGCTGGTGGTGGCACCAGGCGGAGCGGTGCCGGACCGGTGCGCGAGCCGCGTCCTGGAAACGGCGTTGTTCCTGGCCCTGCTCCGCACGCGCGGCACGCACCGAGACGAGCAGAGACAGCTGGCCTCCTATCTGGAACGGCGACGCGGTGATGCCGACCTGCTCGATGCCCTGCTGATCGATGCCTGCCTGCGCCCTCACACGCTGCCGGCCGACGCCGCCGACGCAGCAGTTGATTGTGTGGCCGGTGAGTCGGTCCACGGGGTGGGAGGTCGTGGCCGGCTCAAGCGCAGCATGCTGCACGCGGTGCTGCACGTGCTGGGCGGCCTGCGGCTGAACGCCCAGGACACCCCGGATCCCGCCCCCACCAACGCGCTGTCCACCTTCAGCACGATCCACCTCTTGGCCGTCCGCGTCTTCTACGCCCAGGTCACCGGATACCCGCACACCGTCTCCACCGGCGAACGCTTCCAGCTCGCCGACCTCCTGGACGACGATCAGGGACGGCTGTTGTGGGAGGCCAGCGCGGCCACCGAACTGCTCGGACTCAATGCCCTGCAGTCCTACCGGCCGGGCCACCCGGTGATCGACCGGGCCATCACCGGCCTGTTGCACGCCCGCGACAGCGATGGCGGGATGCCGTTCCTCGACAGTCAGGACGTATGGCTGTCAGCCGTGGGCGGTCTGGCCTTCCTCGGTCGGCCCGCGCTGCGGCGTTACACCGCCCGGATGGGCGAGTTCGTCGCAGCCTGGCAGGCCGCCGACGGTGGCTGGCCCTTCGCCAGTGGTGTCCGTCAGACCGACGTCGACACCGCCGCCCGCTGCATGGAGTTCCTCCAGGCTCTCGACGCGGACCGCTACCGCCACCATCTCGACCGGGGCGCTGCGTACCTCGCCGTTACGGCCGGCCCCGACGGCGGGTTCCCCACCTGGCTGGAGGGCGACGACCCCGACCTCGACATGACCGCGGGCGCCGTCATCGCCCTGGCCACCCGCGGGCCGAGCTGCACCCGGCTCGTCACCGCGGCCACACGCTTCATCGTCGACGCCCAGCGTCCCGACGGCACTTGGACCCCGAGCTGGACCCTCAGCGAGTCCAGCGTCATCCTGCGCGCCGTCGACGCACTTCAGGCCGCACGCGGCACCCCTGGCATCGACTCTGTGCGGCTCACCGCCGCGATCACCCGCGCGGCGGCACGTCTCACCGCAACCCAGCAACCCGACGGAGGCTGGGGCCACACACCGGACAACGCCAGCGACGCCCTCTCCACCGCGCAGGCCATCCCCGTCACCGCCCGCTATGGCCCACCCCACGTCACCCCCGCTGCAACTGCCTATCTGCTGTCCCAGCAAGACGAGACCGGCCGCTTCCCCGCCCCGCCCGACCAGGTGGGACCCCGCCCTATGCCATTCGACTTCCCCGTCGTCGCCGACCTCCACACACTCGCAGCCCTGACACGCGTCCGATTCGTCCAGCGCCAGCGGCGGGCTGCGTAA